The proteins below come from a single Malus domestica chromosome 03, GDT2T_hap1 genomic window:
- the LOC139194646 gene encoding uncharacterized protein, giving the protein MHKTAFRCPGALGTYEWVVMPFGLKNAGATYQQAINTIFHDLIGTIVEVYIDDVVIKSKQQRTYVDDLRQAFLCMRQHNLKMNPAKCAFGVSAGNFLGFLVHHRGIEVDENKARASISDPPPTTKKQLQSLLGKINFFRRFIANSAGKMKAFSTLLKLKDSDTFVWTDEHQAAFTQIKVSLTTPPVLVPPRRGKPFKLYISAVEESIGCLLAQDNDAGREQAIFYLSRNLNQPEINYSAVEKLCLAVFFAASKLRHYMLPSVTQVIAQTDVIRYMLTRPIVKGRIGKWTMALSEFSLQYVPQKAVKGQALADFLAHHPSPYDFGDTAVEIGMIETRDNYWTMYFDGSSTSSSADVGVVIQSPNHDRWYFSLKLDFDCSNNQAEYEALIIGLGLLHDLRATRALVFGDSELVINQLNGSFRCMSCTLAPYHMVASYLAESFDGITFEHISRIHNTDADELAQIASGAQLLGGKLGREIPVLRQLYPALVNQQIIRRDDVIRTRVMSLPSLLDQQDTIEVCTVEATPDDWRKPIMQYLDNPNGKHSRRTRVHATNYVTYQNELYRKEEDELLLLCLRPQEGARAITEVHEGVCGAHQSGRKMRWLLRRHGYFWPKILKDCIKFARGCIQCQIHGPIQRVPAESLHSVIKPWPFRGWAMDVIGKITPSSGAGLKDPRFGKWSPNWEGPFIVHKVYGKWAYHLKDQTGVVHRLPINGKFLKKYYPVTWEMRE; this is encoded by the exons atgcacaaaactgctttccgctgcccgggggcactcggcacttacgaatgggttgttatgccattcggcctcaaaaaTGCCGGCGCCACATACCAACAGGCAATAAacaccatatttcatgatttaattggaaccatcgtTGAAGTCtatatcgacgatgttgtaATTAAATCCAAACAACAGCGGACTTATGTGgatgatctccgacaggctttcctttGTATGCGCCAACACAATCTCAAAATGAATCCTGCTAAATGTGCATTCGGTGTTTCGGCCGGTAATTTTCTCGGTTTCCTGGTACAtcaccgtgggattgaagtggacgaaaataaagcacGTGCAAGCATCAGTGATCCACCCCCGACTACGAAGAAACAGCTGCAGTCCTTACTCGGCAAGATAAATTTTTTCCGCCGATTTATAGCTAACTCGGCAGggaaaatgaaagcgttttcgacgcttttgaaacttaaggactcgGATACATTTGTGTGGACGGAtgagcatcaggcggcgtttacacaaatcaaagtctccctcacgaCTCCACCGGTCCTTGTTCCACCTCGGCGCGGTAAACCTTTCAAACTATATATCTCGGCGGTTgaagagtccatcggctgcctccttGCCCAAGATAACGATGCCGGACGAGAGCAAGCTATTTTTTACCTCAGTCGCAATCTTAATCAaccggagatcaattattccgccgttgagaagctctgtcttGCCGTGTTCTTCGCCGCCTCCAAGCTCCGGCATTACATGCTTCCGTCGGTcacacaagtcattgcccagaccgacgttatccggtacatgcttacccggccaatcgtaaaagggagaattgggaAGTGGACGATGGCATTGTCCGAGTTTAGCTTGCAATACgtgccccagaaagctgtcaaaggccaagcattggccgatttccttgctCACCACCCCTCCCCCTACGATTTTGGGGACACCGCCGTCGAAATCGGCATGATTGAAACacgcgacaactattggacgatgtattttgacgGTTCCAGTACTTCATCCTCGGCCGACGTTGGGGTTGTCATTCAATCTCCTAAtcacgatcgttggtatttttcgcttaagttggattttgactgcagcaataatcaggccgaatatgaagcccttatCATCGGCCTTGGCCTCCTTCATGACTTGCGGGCCACCCGTGCCCTCGTCTTCGGCGACTCTgagcttgtgattaaccaacttaatgggtctttccgctgcatgagttgtaccctggcaccctaccacatggttgccagctatttggccgagtccttcGATGGTATTACGTTCGAACATATTTCCCGGATCCATAATACCGACGCggacgagttggctcaaattgcctctggtgcacaactcctggggggcaagctaggccgagaaataccgGTGTTACGACaactatacccggccttggttaaccAGCAAATCATCCGACGCGACGATGTAATACGCACTCGAGTCATGTCTTTACCTTCGTTGCTAGACCAACAAGACACTATAGAGGTTTGTACCGTCGAGGCaacaccagatgattggagaaaacccattatgcagtaccttgacaatcccaatggaaaacatagtcgcaggacacgagttcacgccacgaactatgtcacgtaccaaaacgagttataccgaAAAGAGGAGGATGAATTGCTACTGCTATGCCTCAGACCCCAAGAGGGTGCTCGGGCGATCACAGAAGTCCATGAAGGGGTTTGCGGAGCTCATCAATCTGGAcgaaaaatgcgatggctacttcgacgacacggttatttttggccAAAAATATTAAAGGATTGTATcaagtttgcacgaggatgcatACAGTGCCAGATTcacgggcctatacaaagggtcccggccgagtCGTTGCATTCGGTCATTAAaccatggccgtttagaggatgggccatggacgtaatcggcaaaatcacgccaTCTTCTGGAGCTG gactaaaagaccctaggttcggcaagtggtcgccaaattgggaggggccgttcattgtgcataaagtatacggaaAATGGGCGTATCACCTTAAAGACCAGACCGGTGTAGTTCACAGATtaccaatcaatgggaagtttttgaagaaatactatccggtcacatgggaaatgcgggaatag